The Saccopteryx leptura isolate mSacLep1 chromosome 2, mSacLep1_pri_phased_curated, whole genome shotgun sequence genome has a window encoding:
- the LAX1 gene encoding LOW QUALITY PROTEIN: lymphocyte transmembrane adapter 1 (The sequence of the model RefSeq protein was modified relative to this genomic sequence to represent the inferred CDS: inserted 3 bases in 2 codons; substituted 2 bases at 2 genomic stop codons), translated as MDVATPTLSEIRQRTSEPSTLKVTLSRLNRNEDHRSSIFSGFAGLLAVLLVIMVLCGLWNWNKQKKRRIPYLQVTIMPLLTEHRSRQRAKNIYELLPRRQEELGRRQSRSLRIFSIESLLSRNSDSPPSTHVPSQAGNAFQVHRAQTHAVDIFGNAAGPQVCGNLTLSAHYTNVRASGDFLSISSEDSRDYVNVPTAEEIAETLASANNPPGNFFALSSTQELEFTDKRGKGCDNASDCTSFWSPRTENGDPLSDEEGSSLTSHDYVNMAGLDLGAVQEKQPWIPFQDCRDYENVLPADPNGSQXQEEVTSSNTNHPEGRTDGLEQGFLVLGDYVIYQQSAQSENSQMKHGQEMLNEDSNDYDTVLVAKXKEAAAQQHPDTWLLPDELRXHPPSXKPHVPVYPAGSK; from the exons aaatgaagaccatCGCAGCAGCATCTTTTCTGGGTTTGCGGGACTGCTCGCCGTCCTCCTGGTCATCATGGTTCTCTGCGGCCTGTGGAACTGGAATAAACAGAAGAAGC GGCGAATTCCTTACCTGCAAGTTACCATCATGCCTTTGCTCACTGAGCATCGATCCAGACAGCgagccaaaaatatttatgaactcTTGCCCAGGAGGCAGGAAGAGCTAG GGAGACGTCAGTCGAGAAGTCTTCGTATCTTCAGTATTGAGAGCCTCCTCTCTAGAAACTCTGACAGCCCTCCCTCCACGCATGTG CCCTCCCAAGCAGGCAATGCCTTCCAGGTGCACAGAGCCCAGACTCACGCTGTAGACATCTTTGGCAATGCTGCTGGGCCCCAGGTTTGTGGGAACCTCACTCTGTCAGCACACTACACCAACGTCAGAGCATCTGGAGACTTCCTGAGCATTTCTTCAGAGGATTCGAGAGATTATGTCAATGTCCCCACAGCAGAAGAGATTGCTGAGACTCTAGCTTCTGCCAACAACCCCCCTGGGAACTTCTTTGCCCTCTCAAGTACTCAAGAGCTGGAATTTACTGATAAAAGGGGCAAGGGCTGTGACAATGCCAGTGACTGTACCAGTTTTTGGTCTCCAAGAACTGAAAACGGTGATCCACTCAGTGATGAGGAAGGTTCTTCTCTGACCTCACATGACTATGTCAACATGGCAGGGTTGGATCTTGGAGCAgtccaggagaagcaaccctgGATACCTTTTCAGGACTGCAGAGATTATGAAAATGTCCTGCCAGCCGATCCCAATGGAAGCCAGTAGCAGGAAGAAGTGACGTCCTCAAACACAAACCATCCAGAGGGCAGGACAgatggtctagagcaggg GTTCCTGGTTTTAGGGGATTATGTGATTTATCAACAATCTGCACAGAGTGAGAATAGTCAGATGAAACATGGACAAGAGATGTTAAATGAGGACTCTAATGACTACGATACTGTGCTAGTTGCCAA TAAAGAGGCAGCAGCTCAGCAGCATCCAGATACATGGCTCCTTCCTGATGAATTAA CCCACCCACCCAGCTAGAAGCCACATGTACCAGTCTATCCTGCCGGATCCAAGTGA